The following proteins are encoded in a genomic region of Galbibacter sp. BG1:
- a CDS encoding DUF4382 domain-containing protein encodes MKKLKKLSKIACMALATLVLVASCSDDDNGNDMPSDDMARVMVKLVDAPGDYEKVNVDIQDVLINRSDDEEGGWESIGEIEAGVYDLLELTGGASVVLADNEIPEGEIKQMRLVLGDENSVVVDGEEFALDTPSAQQSGLKLKFDDAQIEGGYTYEITLDFDAEKSVVSAGNSGKYILKPVINASTEVNSGKIMGAVTPTDYQVLAWVVADQDTITTYTDDEGIFVLNGVPAGTYDVMLTPEEESGLANATVEGVVVENGAVADVGTVELMEISGGNITGTVINADVAVTASIMVGEETVSAVTNEENMFILENVPAGTYTLTLTPAEGSAFGVKEIAEVEVVEGEATALGDITFE; translated from the coding sequence ATGAAAAAACTAAAAAAACTATCAAAAATTGCATGTATGGCACTGGCCACCTTGGTTTTGGTGGCAAGTTGTAGCGATGACGATAACGGTAATGATATGCCATCGGATGATATGGCCAGAGTAATGGTGAAATTGGTAGATGCTCCTGGCGATTACGAAAAAGTAAATGTAGATATTCAAGATGTGTTAATCAACAGGTCCGACGATGAAGAAGGTGGGTGGGAAAGCATTGGTGAGATAGAAGCTGGAGTTTACGATTTGCTGGAGCTTACCGGTGGTGCCAGCGTGGTGTTAGCCGATAATGAAATACCTGAAGGGGAAATTAAGCAAATGCGTTTGGTGCTAGGCGATGAGAATTCGGTAGTGGTAGACGGAGAAGAGTTTGCTTTAGACACTCCAAGCGCACAGCAATCTGGACTAAAGTTAAAGTTTGATGATGCTCAAATTGAAGGTGGATATACTTACGAGATTACCTTGGATTTTGATGCTGAGAAGTCGGTTGTGAGTGCTGGAAACTCAGGAAAATATATTTTAAAGCCTGTAATAAATGCAAGTACAGAAGTCAACTCTGGAAAAATTATGGGAGCGGTAACCCCAACCGATTATCAAGTATTGGCTTGGGTAGTGGCAGATCAAGATACCATAACCACTTACACAGATGACGAAGGGATATTTGTACTGAACGGTGTTCCTGCTGGCACCTACGATGTAATGCTTACTCCAGAAGAAGAATCTGGTTTGGCCAATGCAACGGTTGAAGGTGTAGTGGTAGAAAACGGAGCGGTTGCCGATGTTGGTACTGTAGAATTGATGGAAATTTCCGGAGGAAACATTACGGGAACTGTAATAAATGCCGATGTTGCGGTAACAGCTTCTATTATGGTTGGTGAAGAAACGGTTTCTGCCGTTACCAACGAAGAAAATATGTTTATACTGGAAAATGTTCCTGCTGGAACTTATACACTTACTTTAACTCCAGCAGAGGGATCTGCCTTTGGTGTAAAAGAAATTGCTGAGGTGGAAGTGGTTGAAGGAGAAGCTACTGCACTTGGCGATATTACCTTTGAATAG
- a CDS encoding VWA domain-containing protein, translating to MYQLDEKIYFYVLVLLPVLLLLFLAFKFWQRRTQKNFADAQLLDKLSPNRSTFKSVVKLILIMLALACLAIALVNPKIGTKLETVKREGVDIVFAIDVSKSMAAEDIAPNRLEKAKRIVSEIINNLASDRIGIIAYAGQAYPQLPITTDYSAGKMFLQSMNTDMMSSQGTAINEAIDLATTYYDDQDQTNRVLFLISDGEDHSDMAIESVEKAREAGIKIFTIGVGTAKGGPIPIRVNGIIDSYKKDQNGEVVITQLDENMLNGIAREGDGEYINGSNTEEVVDFVTETLNKMEKTEFESKQYADFKDQFQWFVAAAILLLFLDIFLLERKTVWVQRLNLFNEKEKNEK from the coding sequence ATATATCAATTAGACGAAAAAATATATTTCTACGTACTGGTTTTACTACCGGTATTGCTGTTGTTGTTCTTAGCTTTTAAATTTTGGCAACGAAGAACGCAGAAGAATTTTGCTGATGCACAATTGTTGGACAAATTGAGCCCCAACCGATCCACTTTTAAATCGGTTGTAAAGCTTATTTTAATAATGCTGGCGCTCGCTTGTTTGGCAATTGCCTTGGTAAACCCTAAAATTGGCACAAAACTTGAAACAGTTAAGCGCGAAGGGGTAGACATTGTTTTTGCTATCGATGTTTCTAAAAGTATGGCTGCGGAAGATATTGCACCCAACCGGTTGGAAAAAGCAAAACGCATCGTTTCAGAAATTATAAACAATCTGGCGAGCGACCGTATTGGAATTATAGCATACGCAGGCCAAGCATACCCGCAACTACCAATTACTACCGATTATTCGGCAGGAAAAATGTTCCTTCAAAGTATGAATACAGACATGATGTCTTCCCAAGGAACAGCTATTAATGAAGCTATCGATCTGGCCACCACGTATTACGACGATCAAGACCAAACCAATAGAGTATTGTTTTTAATTTCCGACGGGGAAGATCATTCCGATATGGCTATAGAATCAGTAGAAAAAGCGAGGGAGGCAGGAATTAAAATTTTTACAATTGGTGTGGGAACCGCTAAGGGAGGACCAATTCCCATAAGGGTAAATGGAATTATAGATTCCTACAAAAAAGATCAAAATGGAGAGGTGGTTATCACACAGCTCGATGAGAACATGTTAAACGGCATTGCCAGAGAAGGAGATGGAGAATATATTAATGGAAGCAATACCGAAGAGGTGGTAGATTTTGTTACCGAGACGCTCAATAAAATGGAAAAAACTGAATTTGAATCCAAGCAGTATGCCGATTTTAAAGATCAGTTTCAATGGTTTGTGGCGGCTGCAATTTTGTTGTTGTTTTTAGATATTTTCCTGTTGGAAAGAAAAACAGTTTGGGTTCAGCGATTAAACTTGTTTAACGAGAAAGAAAAAAATGAAAAATAA
- a CDS encoding tetratricopeptide repeat protein — MKNKSDIFFSTKSIKTTFKMVFLAILGLFSISETKAQDSEALEKAKAKALSESKEYTFEGNEALQEDNNKVEAEVSYRKAIAKSNENAQAKYNLGNVYYKEESMGEAFMRYKEAGTTAESKEDRHKAYHNLGNVFMKNKEYQKAVEAYKEALRNDPTDEETRYNLALAKELLKKQQEENKNNQDQNKDENQDQDKDNQDNQDENKDNQDQQDKKDGDEGEDKKDDQGDKEDENKGDNKDEEGNNPEDEKQDEGKNNPDEQKQNPGDKPQEQQQQPRPNQLSPQQIKNILEAMNNEEKKVQDKINAEKVKGAPIKSEKDW; from the coding sequence ATGAAAAATAAAAGCGACATATTTTTTAGTACTAAAAGCATCAAGACCACTTTTAAAATGGTTTTTTTAGCTATTTTGGGGCTTTTTTCAATTTCTGAAACAAAGGCACAGGATTCTGAAGCACTTGAAAAAGCAAAAGCCAAAGCGCTTTCAGAATCTAAAGAATATACTTTTGAAGGGAATGAAGCTTTGCAGGAAGATAATAATAAAGTAGAAGCTGAGGTATCTTATCGAAAAGCCATTGCTAAAAGTAACGAGAATGCGCAGGCCAAATATAATTTGGGCAATGTCTACTATAAAGAAGAAAGTATGGGGGAGGCTTTTATGAGATACAAGGAAGCAGGGACCACAGCGGAATCTAAAGAAGACAGGCACAAAGCATACCATAATTTGGGCAATGTCTTTATGAAAAATAAAGAATACCAAAAAGCGGTAGAGGCTTATAAAGAAGCATTAAGAAACGATCCTACAGATGAGGAAACCCGCTACAATTTGGCGTTGGCGAAAGAATTGTTGAAAAAGCAACAAGAAGAAAATAAAAATAATCAGGATCAAAATAAAGACGAAAACCAAGATCAGGATAAAGACAATCAAGATAATCAAGACGAAAATAAAGACAACCAAGATCAACAAGATAAAAAAGACGGGGACGAAGGCGAGGATAAAAAGGATGATCAAGGGGATAAAGAAGACGAAAACAAGGGGGATAACAAGGATGAAGAAGGCAATAATCCGGAAGATGAAAAACAGGATGAGGGCAAAAACAATCCAGACGAACAAAAACAAAATCCTGGAGATAAACCTCAAGAGCAGCAGCAACAGCCTCGACCCAATCAGTTATCTCCACAGCAAATAAAGAATATCTTGGAGGCAATGAACAATGAAGAAAAGAAAGTGCAGGATAAAATAAATGCTGAAAAAGTAAAAGGAGCACCTATAAAATCTGAAAAAGATTGGTAA
- a CDS encoding tetratricopeptide repeat protein, with amino-acid sequence MMEQLNRSKQFYLFIVFTCVSIFAMAQNEALFKKGNDFYNEGKYQKAIDAYLEVSENNEHSAALYYNLGNSYYKLNQIAPSIYYYEKALLLDPNDQDIQNNLQFAKNMTIDAIDVMPQTGIDKIFENFVGKLSYQTWAVLAIVAMVAFVVLFLLYYFSAYSSKKRIFFGLSILFVIISLASLGFAYQQQGLELNKQPAIIFAKETSVMSEPNMGSSEVFKLHEGTKVNVLEVLGEWKKIKLADGKIGWLPNNDLKEIKDF; translated from the coding sequence ATGATGGAACAACTAAATAGAAGTAAACAATTTTACCTTTTTATAGTTTTTACATGTGTTTCCATTTTTGCAATGGCACAAAATGAAGCTTTGTTTAAAAAAGGGAACGACTTTTATAACGAGGGGAAGTATCAAAAAGCGATTGACGCCTATTTGGAAGTTTCAGAAAATAATGAACATTCAGCTGCGCTTTACTACAATTTGGGGAATAGTTATTATAAATTGAACCAAATTGCGCCCAGTATTTATTATTATGAAAAGGCTTTATTGCTAGACCCAAACGATCAGGATATTCAGAATAATTTACAGTTTGCAAAAAACATGACCATCGATGCGATAGATGTAATGCCGCAAACTGGAATCGATAAGATTTTCGAAAACTTTGTAGGAAAACTTTCTTACCAAACATGGGCGGTATTGGCCATTGTAGCCATGGTTGCCTTTGTAGTGCTGTTCCTATTATATTATTTTTCAGCTTACAGCAGTAAAAAACGTATTTTCTTTGGGTTGAGCATACTCTTCGTGATAATCTCCCTTGCGAGTTTAGGGTTTGCTTACCAACAGCAAGGACTGGAGCTCAACAAGCAACCGGCAATAATCTTTGCCAAAGAAACTTCGGTAATGTCTGAGCCTAACATGGGTAGTAGTGAAGTTTTTAAATTGCACGAAGGGACCAAAGTAAACGTTTTGGAAGTGCTTGGGGAATGGAAAAAAATAAAACTTGCAGACGGAAAAATTGGTTGGTTGCCAAATAATGACCTCAAGGAGATCAAAGACTTTTAG
- a CDS encoding AAA family ATPase, translating to MEQNTTLDINAINEKIEKESAFIDVLTLEMNKVIVGQKHMVERLLIGLLGQGHILLEGVPGLAKTLAINTLAKAVHGSFSRVQFTPDLLPADVVGTLIYNMKVNDFSIKKGPIFANFVLADEINRAPAKVQSALLEAMQEKQVTIGDETFILEKPFLVMATQNPVEQEGTYPLPEAQVDRFMLKTVIDYPKLNEEQLIIRANLKGEFNKVNQVVSIDQILRAQASVREVYMDEKIEKYILDIIFATRYPEKYNLSDLKPLISFGASPRGSINLATAAKCYAFIKRRGYVIPEDVRAVVHDVLRHRVGITYEAEAENITPEEIINKIVNEIEVP from the coding sequence ATGGAGCAAAATACTACGTTGGATATTAACGCTATTAACGAAAAAATAGAAAAAGAAAGTGCTTTTATCGATGTACTCACCTTAGAAATGAATAAGGTTATTGTTGGGCAAAAGCACATGGTAGAAAGATTGTTGATTGGTCTTTTAGGACAAGGACATATACTCTTGGAAGGGGTTCCTGGGTTGGCAAAAACGCTGGCTATTAATACCTTGGCAAAGGCAGTGCACGGAAGTTTTAGCCGTGTGCAGTTTACTCCAGACCTTTTACCTGCCGATGTGGTGGGGACACTTATTTATAACATGAAGGTAAACGACTTTTCCATTAAAAAGGGACCTATTTTCGCCAACTTTGTCCTTGCGGATGAGATTAACCGTGCACCTGCAAAAGTACAATCTGCTCTTTTGGAAGCAATGCAGGAGAAACAAGTTACTATTGGTGATGAGACTTTTATACTGGAAAAACCTTTCTTGGTAATGGCCACTCAAAACCCGGTAGAACAAGAAGGTACATATCCGTTGCCGGAAGCACAGGTAGACCGTTTTATGTTGAAAACGGTTATTGATTACCCAAAATTAAACGAAGAGCAACTTATAATTCGTGCCAATCTTAAGGGCGAATTCAATAAAGTAAATCAAGTAGTTTCCATAGACCAAATTTTAAGAGCTCAGGCGTCTGTAAGAGAGGTGTACATGGATGAGAAAATCGAGAAGTACATTCTGGACATTATTTTTGCTACGCGTTATCCTGAGAAATATAATTTATCCGATTTAAAACCTTTAATCAGTTTTGGAGCCTCTCCAAGGGGGAGTATTAATTTGGCAACAGCAGCCAAATGTTATGCCTTTATAAAAAGAAGAGGTTACGTAATTCCAGAAGATGTGCGCGCCGTGGTACACGATGTGTTAAGGCACAGGGTTGGGATTACCTATGAAGCGGAAGCAGAAAATATCACTCCCGAAGAAATCATCAACAAAATTGTAAACGAAATAGAAGTACCATAG
- a CDS encoding DUF58 domain-containing protein has protein sequence MDTKELLKKVRKIEIKTRRLSDHIFGGEYHSTFKGRGMTFSEVRNYQFGDDVRNIDWNVTARYNEPFIKVFEEERELTMMLLVDVSGSEFFGTSNQFKKDIITEISATLAFSAMQNNDKIGLILFSDQIELYIPPKKGRFHVLRIIRELLEFKPEKKNTDINGALKFMSSVSKKKVIAFVLSDFMADNYEHALKIAANKHDITGIRVYDEKEESMPNIGFVQMEDAETGELMLVNTKSKSVRNEYAKYYLDRVSYFQNNFSKSGAGVISSRVDESYVKKLLGYFKRRG, from the coding sequence ATGGATACTAAAGAACTACTAAAGAAGGTTAGAAAAATCGAAATTAAAACCCGCCGGTTGAGCGACCACATTTTTGGCGGGGAATATCATTCTACCTTTAAAGGTCGGGGAATGACCTTCAGCGAGGTTCGTAACTACCAATTTGGGGATGATGTAAGGAATATCGACTGGAACGTAACGGCACGCTACAACGAACCATTTATTAAGGTTTTTGAAGAGGAACGGGAACTCACCATGATGCTTCTCGTGGATGTAAGTGGATCTGAATTTTTTGGAACCTCCAATCAGTTTAAAAAAGATATCATCACCGAAATTTCTGCAACCTTGGCTTTCTCCGCCATGCAGAACAATGATAAAATCGGACTGATTTTATTTTCAGATCAAATAGAATTATACATACCGCCAAAAAAAGGGCGTTTCCACGTGTTGCGAATCATCCGGGAACTTCTGGAGTTCAAACCCGAAAAGAAGAACACCGATATTAACGGTGCCCTTAAATTTATGTCGAGTGTGAGTAAGAAAAAGGTAATCGCTTTTGTATTATCAGATTTTATGGCAGATAACTACGAGCACGCCCTAAAAATTGCCGCCAACAAACACGATATTACCGGGATTAGAGTATACGATGAAAAGGAGGAAAGCATGCCGAACATTGGTTTTGTACAAATGGAAGATGCCGAAACTGGAGAGTTAATGTTGGTAAATACAAAGTCTAAATCCGTTCGTAACGAATATGCTAAATATTATTTGGATAGAGTGAGCTACTTTCAAAATAATTTCAGCAAAAGTGGAGCAGGGGTAATAAGCAGCCGGGTAGACGAAAGTTACGTAAAAAAACTATTGGGATATTTTAAAAGAAGAGGCTAG
- a CDS encoding BatD family protein, which translates to MKIKLLIVTFFIAFSGMLFSQEEGVQFEANVSKDKLGVNERLRIEFTMNKDGDNFTPPDFSGFRVVMGPNQSISNSWINGKRSFSKSYSYILTPNGKGTFTINQAKVEIDGDTYKTQPVRITVTEAVNDPNAPPSANDIADDNLHLVAEVSKANPYLNEAVSVVYKLYVSPRINVSNFIPKANPKYNNFWSQDIKVTRFQVENGTYQGKQYRYVVLKRVVLYPQKTGTLDLEPLSLDVTVDVPTNRRDIFGGQLYTQTHKTVTAGQRSINVKPLPEKGKPAGFTGAVGKFDFDVVLSKKDLKANESLTAKVKVSGNGNLKLFNLPKLTLPSSLEVYEPEFDENISTSLAGMKGSITDNYTIVPQYRGKYPIPTITFSYFDPEEEAYKSITSQQSLINVYEGPSSAADLASNTNENNSAKQPVAANANQFRFIKLNTDLYPKSSSSFFGSILFYILLLAPLLLIPIAILIGKRRAAMAGDVVGNRVRKANRLAKKYLSEAKRNLGNKEAFYESLERALHNYLKAKLKIVTSEFSKEKISELLRSKNVEAQVVDDFIALLKSCELARYSPSTLAEMESDYHKAAEVISLIDKQLKS; encoded by the coding sequence ATGAAAATAAAACTATTAATAGTAACATTTTTTATAGCTTTTTCGGGAATGTTGTTTTCCCAAGAAGAGGGTGTGCAGTTTGAAGCCAACGTAAGTAAAGACAAGCTTGGTGTTAACGAGCGGCTACGTATAGAATTTACCATGAATAAAGATGGTGATAACTTTACACCGCCCGATTTTAGCGGATTTAGGGTTGTTATGGGCCCAAACCAATCCATTAGTAATTCATGGATCAATGGAAAAAGAAGTTTTTCCAAATCCTACTCCTATATTTTAACACCCAATGGCAAGGGTACATTTACCATCAATCAGGCGAAAGTTGAAATCGATGGAGACACCTATAAAACACAACCCGTAAGAATAACGGTCACCGAAGCTGTAAACGATCCTAATGCACCTCCATCTGCCAACGACATAGCAGACGACAATTTGCATTTGGTTGCGGAGGTTTCTAAAGCCAACCCTTATTTAAACGAGGCGGTTAGCGTTGTGTATAAATTGTATGTGAGCCCAAGAATAAATGTTTCCAATTTTATTCCCAAAGCCAATCCCAAATACAACAATTTTTGGTCGCAAGACATTAAAGTAACACGTTTTCAAGTGGAAAACGGCACTTACCAGGGGAAACAATATCGCTATGTGGTTTTAAAAAGGGTTGTGCTATACCCTCAGAAGACCGGAACATTGGATTTAGAGCCACTATCATTGGATGTAACGGTGGATGTTCCAACCAATAGGAGGGATATTTTTGGAGGACAGTTATATACACAAACCCATAAAACGGTAACGGCAGGACAGCGATCCATCAATGTAAAACCGCTTCCAGAAAAAGGTAAACCTGCAGGTTTTACAGGAGCTGTCGGTAAGTTTGATTTTGATGTGGTTTTGTCTAAAAAAGACCTAAAAGCGAATGAATCTTTAACGGCTAAAGTAAAGGTGAGTGGAAATGGTAATTTGAAGTTGTTCAACCTTCCTAAGCTTACCCTTCCCAGTTCTTTAGAAGTGTACGAACCAGAGTTCGATGAGAATATTTCTACATCCCTGGCGGGTATGAAAGGTAGCATAACAGACAATTACACCATTGTGCCTCAATATCGCGGGAAATATCCAATTCCAACTATCACGTTTTCTTATTTCGATCCGGAAGAGGAAGCTTACAAATCCATAACCTCTCAACAGTCCTTAATTAATGTGTACGAAGGGCCTTCGAGTGCCGCCGATTTGGCTTCCAATACCAATGAAAATAATAGCGCCAAACAACCAGTGGCAGCAAATGCGAATCAATTTAGGTTTATAAAATTAAATACAGATTTGTATCCTAAATCTTCGTCAAGTTTCTTTGGCTCTATCTTGTTTTACATACTTTTATTAGCTCCGCTCTTGTTGATCCCGATTGCTATTTTAATAGGAAAAAGAAGAGCAGCTATGGCTGGAGATGTAGTGGGGAACAGAGTGAGAAAAGCAAATAGGCTCGCCAAAAAATACCTGTCGGAAGCTAAACGGAACCTTGGAAACAAAGAAGCGTTTTACGAGTCCCTAGAACGGGCTTTGCACAATTACCTAAAGGCAAAATTAAAAATTGTTACCTCAGAATTCAGTAAAGAAAAAATAAGCGAGCTCTTGCGTTCTAAAAATGTAGAAGCTCAAGTAGTTGATGATTTTATAGCCTTGTTAAAAAGTTGTGAGTTGGCGAGATATTCTCCTAGTACCTTGGCAGAAATGGAAAGCGATTACCATAAGGCGGCAGAAGTTATTTCATTAATCGATAAACAACTTAAGTCATGA
- a CDS encoding BatD family protein, with protein MIDCYKNKEFKKSVLANAGNWMLLLFVGCLQFSFAQTTPTIKSSVDSTEIKIGEQINFKVEVEADSTAQVIFPEGQTFMPLEVVEAFPTDTFAKNDKINLIKRYALTQFDSGSYTLPRQQIMVNNKPYFTDSLRIEVNTVAVDTTKQKMYDIKGLATVDKPMGNWWKWLLGGLLLAALVGGLLYWFVFRKKPLTEEEKIALLPPYDRALAELKKLDESKYLIQSEYKEYYSELTNIVRSYLEEDAHISALESTTDELILKMEMLRDSGSLKIDDETIKQFKNVLQTADLVKFAKSTPENSIINRDRKTIEQIVVKTKEALPEPTEEELMEQEEYVEEFKRKKKQRQIKYAIAAGITVLLVVGGIFTYKYGFNTIKDSVFGHPTKSLLEQEWVGSSYGYPAIYLETPEVLRREKKAPSNAMTGTSSNQAFSYGDMGSNFYIRASVATYKKEADFDAKKAIDAALDQVEKAGAKNMVVKQEKLTTPTGKEGNKVFGTLEIESPETNKTKEEAYVILSFVQNGGFQQVIMVYEQDDNYAKEIVERVTNSIDFKTES; from the coding sequence ATGATTGATTGTTATAAAAATAAAGAGTTTAAAAAATCAGTTCTGGCGAATGCGGGAAATTGGATGCTGCTTTTATTTGTGGGTTGTTTACAATTCTCCTTCGCACAAACCACGCCTACCATAAAATCTTCTGTTGATTCTACGGAAATTAAAATTGGGGAACAAATTAATTTTAAGGTTGAAGTGGAAGCCGACTCCACCGCACAAGTTATTTTTCCTGAAGGGCAAACGTTTATGCCATTAGAAGTGGTGGAAGCTTTTCCTACAGATACCTTCGCCAAGAATGATAAAATCAACCTCATAAAAAGGTATGCCTTAACACAATTCGATTCGGGAAGTTATACCTTACCACGGCAACAAATAATGGTGAATAATAAACCCTATTTTACAGATTCCCTACGAATAGAAGTGAATACAGTGGCAGTAGACACCACCAAACAAAAAATGTATGATATTAAAGGTTTGGCAACGGTAGATAAACCTATGGGAAATTGGTGGAAATGGCTGTTGGGAGGATTATTGCTTGCGGCGTTGGTAGGAGGTTTGCTGTATTGGTTCGTTTTCAGAAAAAAACCGCTTACAGAAGAAGAAAAAATAGCTTTATTGCCACCGTATGATCGAGCCTTGGCTGAATTAAAAAAGCTGGATGAATCTAAATATTTAATTCAGTCAGAATATAAAGAATACTACTCAGAGCTTACCAATATCGTACGTTCTTATTTAGAGGAAGATGCGCATATCAGTGCATTGGAAAGCACGACCGATGAGTTGATTTTGAAAATGGAAATGCTGCGTGATTCGGGAAGTTTAAAGATTGACGATGAAACCATTAAACAGTTTAAAAACGTATTGCAAACGGCCGATTTGGTAAAATTTGCAAAATCCACTCCCGAAAACTCCATAATTAACCGCGACCGAAAAACCATCGAGCAGATCGTGGTAAAAACCAAAGAAGCGCTTCCAGAGCCTACGGAAGAGGAGCTAATGGAACAGGAAGAGTATGTAGAAGAATTTAAACGGAAGAAAAAACAACGGCAAATTAAGTATGCCATAGCCGCAGGAATTACAGTTCTGTTGGTGGTAGGTGGAATTTTTACCTATAAATATGGGTTCAATACAATAAAAGATAGTGTGTTTGGCCACCCTACCAAATCCTTATTGGAACAAGAATGGGTGGGGAGTTCTTACGGATATCCTGCAATTTATTTAGAAACCCCAGAAGTTTTACGACGGGAAAAGAAAGCACCCTCCAATGCGATGACGGGCACTAGCAGTAACCAAGCGTTTTCCTATGGGGACATGGGAAGTAATTTTTACATTAGGGCCAGTGTGGCTACCTATAAAAAGGAAGCCGATTTTGATGCAAAAAAAGCTATTGATGCTGCCTTGGATCAAGTAGAAAAAGCGGGAGCTAAAAATATGGTGGTGAAGCAAGAAAAGTTAACAACCCCCACAGGAAAAGAAGGAAATAAAGTTTTTGGAACCCTTGAAATAGAAAGTCCGGAAACCAATAAAACAAAGGAAGAAGCTTATGTTATTCTAAGCTTTGTACAAAATGGAGGTTTTCAACAGGTAATTATGGTATACGAGCAGGATGATAATTATGCAAAGGAGATTGTTGAGCGTGTTACCAATTCTATAGATTTTAAAACGGAAAGCTAA
- a CDS encoding vWA domain-containing protein — MFENIQFANPQFFWLFLLLPVAIVWYFFKRKKETASLKISSIKGFKGSPSILAKLRPGLFIMRLLALAALIVAMARPQTEDISTRTKTTRGIDIVMAIDVSSSMLARDLKPNRLNALKKVASEFIKERVNDRIGLVVYSGESFTKTPITSDKAIVLRSLNDIKYGQLEDGTAIGMGLATSVNRLKDSKAKSKVIILLTDGVNNSGFIEPQTAAGLAIEYGIKTYTIGLGSNGMALSPIAYNPDGSFRYGMSKVEIDEVLLKDIADKTGGKYFRATNNEKLSEIYDEINKLEKTDIEEFKYYNYEEKFRVFALLACGLLLLEYLLRYTVFRSFV, encoded by the coding sequence ATGTTTGAAAATATACAATTTGCAAACCCACAATTTTTCTGGCTCTTTTTATTATTGCCGGTAGCTATTGTATGGTATTTTTTTAAGCGTAAAAAAGAAACAGCTTCTTTAAAAATATCGAGCATAAAAGGTTTTAAGGGATCGCCATCTATTTTAGCAAAGTTAAGGCCTGGATTGTTTATTATGCGTTTGCTAGCTTTGGCGGCCTTAATTGTGGCCATGGCGCGACCGCAAACAGAAGATATATCAACAAGAACCAAAACCACAAGGGGGATCGATATTGTAATGGCTATCGATGTTTCTTCAAGTATGTTGGCACGCGATTTAAAACCAAATAGGTTAAATGCCCTTAAAAAAGTGGCTTCAGAATTTATTAAAGAGCGGGTAAACGATCGTATTGGTTTGGTGGTATATTCGGGGGAGAGTTTTACCAAAACACCAATTACGAGCGATAAGGCTATTGTACTTCGATCACTAAACGATATTAAATACGGGCAGTTGGAAGATGGAACGGCCATAGGGATGGGACTGGCAACTTCTGTTAATAGACTGAAGGATAGCAAGGCAAAAAGTAAGGTAATTATCTTGTTGACCGATGGAGTAAATAATTCCGGATTTATAGAGCCACAAACCGCTGCAGGATTGGCTATTGAATACGGTATAAAAACATATACCATTGGTTTGGGGAGCAACGGTATGGCATTGTCGCCTATAGCTTACAATCCAGATGGCAGTTTTAGATATGGTATGAGCAAGGTAGAGATAGATGAGGTGTTGCTTAAAGATATTGCAGATAAAACAGGAGGTAAATATTTTAGGGCTACCAATAATGAGAAGCTTTCGGAGATTTACGACGAAATAAATAAATTGGAAAAAACCGATATCGAAGAGTTTAAATATTACAACTACGAAGAGAAATTTAGAGTGTTTGCCCTATTGGCATGCGGATTGTTGTTGTTGGAATATTTATTAAGATACACTGTTTTTAGAAGTTTTGTATAA